One Dunckerocampus dactyliophorus isolate RoL2022-P2 chromosome 15, RoL_Ddac_1.1, whole genome shotgun sequence genomic window, attcatCACAATTTAGTCATTTATGACCATCatcaggtgatgatgcaactctccactatgaacatttcagagcacttttaagccttACCGAcggccacaagggggcagaaGTGCATTGGCTAAGAGCTCGCAGGGATCGTGTGTCTTTACGGGGgcttgtaaagcactttgggctGCGTGTGATACGCATGAAAAGCACTTTAGAAGTAAAGCTTGAATGGAGTGAGGCTCCCGAGGTTGGCCAAGTTAGCATAGCGATATCACCCCAATCCCTTTAACTTACCGGGATGGATGCTGCTATCGTTTTGTCCCAGTTAGCTTGCGCGTTTGGTTGTGAAGAGGTTTAGCTCTGAGCCGCAGGTCCTGTAACCTTCTTGATGTTTCATCAAAGACATGATGTCACGTACCCCGCGCGTCCGGCTGAAACTCCTCAGAGAGCTGGTGGTAGCAGCATCCCACGCTGCAGACGGCCAGCAGCTCCGCTTTAGCcgcaaacatcctgagggtgcTGGGGGCCAGGTCGCCGCACGTGTGCAGTCCCACCAGGATCGCGTCCTGGGAGAGACGGCAAACTGGTTAAACAGTCTAGCTGCCCAACATCTGTTTTGCTCACCTCCAGCTCCTCGATGAGCTCCCCGAGCTCCGTTTCCGCGGTAACGTACGACGTGAGCGGTGAGAAGGCGGCGTCTGCACTGCTGCTCCTGTTCTGGGCTTTCCTCTCCATGttctccttcttcctcctctgtCTTTCCTCATCAGTCAGTGAACCAGAAGACGTTCTCCCAGGTGGTATCACGTCCAGTGACAAGGCGCTAAGAAAAAGCTCCTCTGTGTCCTCTGCAGGGTCTGGTATCTGCAGCGCCTCCTGTGGCCCACCTTCATCTCCAACCTGTAGTTCTGCAAGCTCTTCCAGGGGTTTCTCTTCTTCTGCCTTTTTAGCCTTCCTGTGTTTGTGGTACACCTTGGAGAACTTCTTCAGCTTGCGGTTTCTCTCCTGGGCGCCATGGGTGTTGGTGCAGGACGAGTCGATGCCGAAGACCCGGAGGCCGTGCTGCAGGGACAAGAAGGAGCTCAGGTAGCCCTTTCCTGAACCCACGTCTATCACCTGCATGAATGACATGGAGCTCCATGAGCCTAAACAGTGTGCACCTGTTAATGTTCAAATATTACACTTTCCTGTTTGACTCCGCAGTGCTTGGCCAAACAGTCCACCACCTCCGACATGGCTTGGACCTCATGGGATTTCTTTGCGTTCATAAACTCGTCTGGCTCCAGCTCAACCGCGGAAGTATTTCCCGATTCCGACGTGTTTCGTCTGAGGGCCTCCAGAAGCTCGTCCCGGCTCATGCAGACTCTCAAACCAGGAAGTGAGTGGGCCTTGGCTTCTTGCAACAGTTCATGTATATCAACCAGCCGGTTTGTATCTTGGCAAAAGCCAAATGTGCTCCTGGATTTATCTGTTTAGAGgaacaaaaattaaaaagtaatgCAGTAGTTGGCCAtaatattttcttttcatttcattacATCAATATTTCATGAATCAGTGTAAACAATAATGAGTCACCTTGTTTTAGGACGTTtgtctccctctggtggacacttGTGCCAAAGGCAGCCAGAACCTCTTCAGGGGACACCGCCACGAAACGGCTCCACACGTCGTGGGTGTAAAACTCCACAGTGTGGGCGTTGGCGATGCTCAGAGTTGCGCCTACAAACCGAGTGACTTCATCTATCCGTTGCTGGACCTCCGTAAGGTCGATGGAGAAGGGAATCATGTTGAAATACAAAGAAAGTGAGGGAGACTGAAGCGAATCCAGCCTCTCGTCAACTTCCTATATACTCTAGGAGTTAGTAATTGAAAACTTATAATCGATTTACCTTTAGACGCCTGTAGGGCCTCTTCTGAAGTTTTGTTGTACATAAAATAGTGGTTATAGCTATTTAAGGTACTATATTAATAATTTAGTGTTAATTGTTCAAACAAAACGAGTAGAGAAAGGAAGGTTTATACAATATCGATCTGCTGCTCTGATATCGGTTTCTCATGTCTTTCCTTAAACGTCATCATTCCGCGACCGCAAGAAAACACTCATTCCGTCCACGCGTGAAAACATTCTAAGGTCCCATTTGGTAAGTCCAATTGCATCGACAGATTaaaaaatgaagacaaataCGCTCCAAAAGAAAGAAGTAAACTGGAAAAAGTCAATCAAACAAACCGATGGcgtcaaaaagaagaagaaatgggtTCCGCAAAACAAAGTATTTCGGGGAAGTGTGAATGAAGGTACGGTTCGTGTTAGCCTGGCACAGATTTACGATACCCAGTGTGTcgttatttatatatgtatactttGGCTATAGACTAGCTAATTTACACGTTAGCTTCTTGTTTTGCAACTTACTGTACTGCAATTAAGGTCGTATTACTGCTGTTGTAAAAGCTTGCTACAGAACTCGCACACAATAACAATGTTCATGAATATGTTTAAATGCTCTTCAATATACGTTTATCACCACACTGCAGGTAAAGGTTTTGCGCTGAAGCGGAAGGAGAAAGTACAGCATGAGTACAACAAACTTCTGCGGAAggagcagaagaagaaaacgaCCCCACAGACTGCATCGCTGTACCGCGAGGAGTACCCAGAACACCTCAAACATTTATACATGGCCGAGGCAGAGAAACTGAAGAGTGAGGCGTGGACAAACCGAGCGAACAGGGCCAAGCTGAGAATGAAAGGACGGGGCAGAGAGGCAGAGACGGAGGACGATGCTACACAAGCACAAGCACAAGAACCTGAAACAGCTGCTCCTGATCCAGAAGGCCCACCTGAGACAGCAGATACGGCTATTGAGAAGACAACATCAGCAGCACAAATGTTAGTATTCTATAGGAAGTGTACTTTCTTCTTCAGGGGCAGATTAAAGCCACTTATATATTCCCTTCAAGCCTTCCCATGAGCAACCGCATGAAGAAGAAAATGCTGATGACGACATCCTTCCAGAGGTCCAAAGAGGAGTA contains:
- the mettl25 gene encoding methyltransferase-like protein 25; protein product: MIPFSIDLTEVQQRIDEVTRFVGATLSIANAHTVEFYTHDVWSRFVAVSPEEVLAAFGTSVHQRETNVLKQDKSRSTFGFCQDTNRLVDIHELLQEAKAHSLPGLRVCMSRDELLEALRRNTSESGNTSAVELEPDEFMNAKKSHEVQAMSEVVDCLAKHCGVKQESVIDVGSGKGYLSSFLSLQHGLRVFGIDSSCTNTHGAQERNRKLKKFSKVYHKHRKAKKAEEEKPLEELAELQVGDEGGPQEALQIPDPAEDTEELFLSALSLDVIPPGRTSSGSLTDEERQRRKKENMERKAQNRSSSADAAFSPLTSYVTAETELGELIEELEDAILVGLHTCGDLAPSTLRMFAAKAELLAVCSVGCCYHQLSEEFQPDARECWGSAFGFPLSQHLRRLSWFCGRNARMSACLALERVAVGQGIQMESLFYRAVLHVILRDHYHTHKSGKRVGNVYAKARSFVDYVRRALGKLDLDDSQLSDGDIQRYHDAYSPRRSEMHAFNLLKVALAPCIEGLILLDRLCYLKEQEDAFFAALVQFFDPLLSPRCYAIVGLKDHRNRKSPKCHCIG
- the ccdc59 gene encoding thyroid transcription factor 1-associated protein 26 homolog isoform X1; translation: MKTNTLQKKEVNWKKSIKQTDGVKKKKKWVPQNKVFRGSVNEGKGFALKRKEKVQHEYNKLLRKEQKKKTTPQTASLYREEYPEHLKHLYMAEAEKLKSEAWTNRANRAKLRMKGRGREAETEDDATQAQAQEPETAAPDPEGPPETADTAIEKTTSAAQILPMSNRMKKKMLMTTSFQRSKEEYEKAKEKRRKKKELSRQEYLMNKQQREEAIRKYKQRKVETFQMLCKKTKKGQPNLNLQMDYLLQKLQKNSERP
- the ccdc59 gene encoding thyroid transcription factor 1-associated protein 26 homolog isoform X2, with protein sequence MKTNTLQKKEVNWKKSIKQTDGVKKKKKWVPQNKVFRGSVNEGKGFALKRKEKVQHEYNKLLRKEQKKKTTPQTASLYREEYPEHLKHLYMAEAEKLKSEAWTNRANRAKLRMKGRGREAETEDDATQAQAQEPETAAPDPEGPPETADTAIEKTTSAAQILPMSNRMKKKMLMTTSFQRSKEEYEKAKEKRRKKKEEYLMNKQQREEAIRKYKQRKVETFQMLCKKTKKGQPNLNLQMDYLLQKLQKNSERP